A stretch of DNA from Bombus huntii isolate Logan2020A unplaced genomic scaffold, iyBomHunt1.1 ctg00000059.1, whole genome shotgun sequence:
TCTCTGTATCATTGTATCATAATGTGAGAACTTTCAAAAGCCTAAATCTTGGCAGTCTGACGATCGAGAATATTGCTATCGGAAGAATCGCTCTCATCCGTAAACAAGATATTTCCAAGGATTGcgttataattttcttagCGGCTAACCATCGAATATTCGTCAAACGACATAATTTCGCACACGGcgaaccttataacgtacacCTTTTTGGCGTATTATTTTTcccacttttttttttttttttttttttttattaacgtggAGGACACCAGGTCGCTTCTGGGAAaaagcggcgtggtagtgGCGGACGCCAACGGACTAAAACCTCCATGATGACCGTCCCGGCAGCGATCTAGAGGGGCCCGGGAACTGGTGTGAGGGATACACCCCCCCCCCCGCGCTCAATACACCCCCTAATGGAGCGATATGCGGCCACGTCACACCGCGCCTCGTCGCCGGAGCCGCCGTGCCAGACAGTCCGGTTCCCCTGCCGGGCTGATTTGCTGCCCCGGGGCGCTGAGTTGCCAGCGCCTAAGTTTGCACCCCACCGGGGGGCGCGACGGACCTAGCGCGCCTCACCGAAGCGCTTCCATGGCCTCTGCCGCGCCCTCGCCGGTCAATTCTCTCAGGGTGAGAGTATTATTTTTCCCATTGCTGCGTGTGAAACCCCTATTGGACAAACTGTTCTTTGCAATACATCGATGGATAAATACGCGCACAAACACGCAATACGTGCAATAGAATGCTCGAGGTCAATTTTGTGATCCTCTTTTTCAACAGATCTTCGCAAATCCGAAGGTGTAGAATTACCTCCCAAAGACATAAGATGACAACAAACACTTTCTTGACACACTGTATAACATTGAGGTATCCAGTTTTGCCACATACAATTTTGTCATTGTCACGTTTGACTTTGCTCATTGTAAAGTCAAATTTGCACACTCCATCTGTGAAATAGTACGAAGAAATCATAGTGACTTGTATTCCTTATGATATCATGATGccacataatatataatacaatacaataattCGCGAACAGATCACtcgttaattgcttttaaaagaattacCACGGAAGCTTCCTAACACGCTACCCGGGGGCTAGGGATTTATTTCGTCGATAAGTTAGGTTATTAAACTTATGTTCTTTCATTGAAGACATCGATGGACGCTGTGTTCCAGAAATGTGTTCCAATCACACTTGGCGAAGCATAATAGTAATTTACAATAACAAATACTTAAGAATGCCTAATTTTGTTAAACATAGGgttcaatttacaattatgtaaatattacttcTTGAAAGTAACTTCTTaatcaattttaacaaattttgtaaaatcatgTAATAAATCTTGTTATTTATCATACGCGTGTATTAAGCCAATTGCCAACCGAACATGTTCAAActgtatttttttcaaaacggGACCTTAAGCTAAAAAGCTTTATTTCACATATTCGACTTGTTCTTGTATGTGGTATCAGCACCTAGTCGGATGCCCGCGTTATGCAGGACACCCTGATGGCGTTGAACGCAACGATTCAAATTGAACTGAAAAGTCGTTATGTTTTCAGAGGACTTGTGTGTAGAGGATGGTTGATCGTGAGATTTATTAGACaagattgctcgttgttgaaaccttcaagtatattttcaaatgattaaataaataattatagataATGTTCGCAAAGACGGTAGATACTCGTAGATACTGATCCATAACTCTCGTGAACTCTTTACGATTGCGTCCGTTTAAACTGGTATAGTATAAACAGATCGGGGGAGAGTCGGagaattcaaattcgtctttgttCGACGGTTCGACGGTAACGTaacggcgacattgttttgcccggagtttatttattaatatattatgtatgtcctcacgatcttgatactccgaagcaaaaaaaacaacaacatgatttgaaatgTTCTCTAGCTCATGTACCGCTACGTGTACTTTCAAGGAGCAAAACTGACACAGTTCCGCTTGTGACGCGAGACGGAGATTATCGTTTCACTTCCTTTAACGCATTTTTGCCATTGAAAGACACTAATTTCTGTGACTTGCTTTATCTCTGTTATAAATCtctctttatatttaaaattttatagtttttgtgcaaacgtaaaacgtaagtaaatattaataaatattataataatataatataatgctatataataatattaataaatacttcgctatttacttattttatttccattaaggtatattgtatttttcattgcattactttcatttttatttagtgtaataataaacgcatacgttaatattcattggcattagtgtaattgtaagcttcactgtaaatttaataaaatttataagaacGGAATTATTAAAAGGGTATATATGTGTAATTAAACTAGATTCTATTCTCAATGttacttcattattttattattgtttcatatatatatatatatttttttaatttacatgtgCTTCTAAGTTAATAGAACTAAACACATGTGTATGTATTAATTGCTATATACGTCATAATTTCAaccataatattaaattatggtatgtattattaaaaagtatagtttaatgtatatattaaatatatatcatttattcgTAGATTTCAAATATGGATACTGGATCAAAGAAGGAGATTAAAGAAATGATTACCAAAGATATatcgaatatacataattattccttggatgttaaaaaatatattaacaacCAGCTTGAAGACACTCTGGATTATTTACATGGTTTAATTGCTGAAATACCACAATCAGTCCCTGGCCCTTCAACTACAAAGAGGCCGaaagttttgaagaaaaaagGTTATCGCCGTAAAGAGACTATCCCAGAAAATGATATTATCAATACTGATAATACAGTAACAGATTCAGCAGTACatgataaaacagaaaataaagatgtaaaaaCTGGGGATGTGCTGGAAACAACAATTGACCGAACAAAAAGAAAGGCTGCAATAAAAGctgcaattaatattaaaaagcaGCAGTCAATGTCACTTGTTACAAAATTACGAAGGCTAACTCTTGATGATGACAGTAATGTAAATGTTTGTGTCATAttatgatgaaatttaatacttttaatctTACCCCATATCTTATGTTACTAATCAATACTAACCCTTATATGTAGTACCCAATAATGTTTGATATCGGTTAATTAATGCGTCAAAATCTAATTGCTTATACAATTGTATGTACATTGTGTATATAAATActactataacgttgttaaatatattctaaatttttagAGGAAACGTGGAGGCCGAcctaaaaaaaaggaaagtgcTAGAAGTagttcagatgaaaaaaacaCAAAAGGTCCTACAAAACAtagtaaaacaaaaaagaatgttttaagcgaaacaatttcaaaaGAAGATGCAATACAGCCAGAAAGGATTGAACCATTAAAGTCTTCAATGACAACAAGAGATAGATAGACAACAATATAAAGAGAACTTTTTCACGGAGTGAAAACACGAAGggtaaatattctaatattattgATGATACAGTAATTCCATCAGCAAGAAATGATATTGAAGATCCTTCAATGTGCGAGGATGCACTTGA
This window harbors:
- the LOC126875851 gene encoding LOW QUALITY PROTEIN: uncharacterized protein LOC126875851 (The sequence of the model RefSeq protein was modified relative to this genomic sequence to represent the inferred CDS: deleted 2 bases in 1 codon; substituted 1 base at 1 genomic stop codon) translates to MDTGSKKEIKEMITKDISNIHNYSLDVKKYINNQLEDTLDYLHGLIAEIPQSVPGPSTTKRPKVLKKKGYRRKETIPENDIINTDNTVTDSAVHDKTENKDVKTGDVLETTIDRTKRKAAIKAAINIKKQQSMSLVTKLRRLTLDDDSNVNRKRGGRPKKKESARSSSDEKNTKGPTKHSKTKKNVLSETISKEDAIQPERIEPLKSSMTTRXIDNNIKRTFSRSENTKGKYSNIIDDTVIPSARNDIEDPSMCEDALEKFTPLMNSTMDINSTYTQKMMDATAIVEPLSPIKSNETVVINKNLASSIGKNNEPKFASRSPITLQEEVQQLNQAIGLTEFEELFAEDEPSREREMSNRNMTKQDIQNEMKKNVPVRRRIEAFEKEKISEKAIVQ